The sequence ATAGGCGATGCGCGCGTCCGGCTTCGGCTGCGGCGTTTCCAGGACCCACATGGAGCTCATGCGCGCATCTTGAGAACGGGCGGGCGGGCACCGCAAGTCGCGCCACGCCGCCGTGCGTGGGGGATGGAGGGTCCAGTACGCTTCCGGCGTGCTTGAGGCGAACGAAGCAGAGCTGCGCATGGCCGTGGCCGAGGGCCTCCTCCCCCGCGAGGACCTGGAGGCCGTGCGCGAAGAGGCCGCGAGGCGCGGGGTCTCCCCGCTCCAGCTCCTCGTGGAGCAGGGGCGGATCTCCGCGGACTCGCTCGTGTCGCTGCGCAGGAGCATGGAGACAGCAGCGGAGACGCCCCCCCCGCACAAGGGCACGGGCGACGACACGCTGCCTCCGGGCGCCGTGCCGGCCGCCGTGACGGACGGGCCCGCGTTTCCAGTGCCGAACTGGACGCTCTACCGGCCCATCCGCTTCCTGGGACAGGGCGGCATGGGCCGCGTCTTCCTGGCCCGGGACCTGCGGCTGCACCGCGACGTGGCGCTGAAGTTCGTCCGCGACGAGGACCCGGAGCTGTCGCGCCGCTTCATCTCCGAGGCCCGCGCCCAGGCCCGCGTGGACCACGAGCGCGTCTGCCGCGTGTACGAGGTCGGCGAGGTCCAGGGCCGCGCGTACATCGCCATGCAGTACATCCCGGGAGCGCCACTGCACACCCTGGCCGGCACGCTGTCCGTGGAGCAGAAGGCGCTCGTGCTTCGCGACGCCACGCTGGGCGTGCACGCGGCCCACCTGGCCGGGCTGGTGCACCGCGACCTCAAGCCGTCCAACATCCTCGTGGAGCGCGGCGAGGACGGTGCCCTGCGCCCCTACGTCATGGACTTCGGTCTGGCGCGCGACTGGACCAGCGACGACGCCGCCACCGCCACCGGCACGGTGCTGGGTACGCCCCAGTACATGGCCCCCGAGCAGGCCCGGGGCGAGGTGTCCCGCCTGGACCGGCGCGCGGACGTCTACAGCCTGGGCGCCACGCTGTACCACCTGCTCACCGGCCAACCCCCTGTCACCGGTGCCAATGGATTGGAGGTGCTCGGCCGCATCGCCACCCAGGAGCCCCGCCGGCCGCGCGAGCTGGACGCGGAGATTCCGGCGGACCTGGAGGCCATCGTCCTCAAGTGCCTGGAGAAGGAGCGCTCGCGGCGCTACGGATCCGCGCGGGCGCTGGCGGACGACCTCACGCGGTTCCTCGAAGGCGACCGGGTGCTCGCGCGCACCGGCCCTGCGTACCGGGTGCGCAAGTGGGTGGGCCGTCACCGGGTCGCGGTCGTCATCGCGGGCATCACCGGGCTCGCGGTCGCGGGCACCGTGAGCCAGGCCGTGGTGGCCCGGCGCGAGGTCTCCCAACGCGAGGCCCTGACCCGCCGCTTCACCGAAGGCGTCGAACGCATCGAGGCCCAGGCCCGCTACTCCGGCCAGGCGCCCCTGCACGACACGCGGCCGGACCGCGAAGCGATGCGCGCTCGCATGCGCGACATCGAAGCCGCCATGCGGGATGCCGGTCCCGTCGCGGAGGGCCCGGGACACTACGCGCTGGGACGCGGGTTCCTCGCACTGGGAGACGAGGAGGCCGCGCGCACGCACCTGGAGGCCGCCTGGGCGAAGGGCTTCCGCGAGCCCCGCGTGGCGTATGCGCTCGCGCTCGTCCTGGGCCGCCGCTACCAGCGCGAGCGGCTGGAGGCGGACCGCAACCCGGACGCGGCCAGCCGCGAGACGAAGCGCCGCGAAGCCCAGACGCACTCACGCGATCCAGCGCTGGCGTTCCTGGAGCAGGGCCGTGGCGCGGAGGTGCCCGCCCCTGAATACGCGGAGGCCCTTCGCGCCTTTCACCAGGAGCGCTTCGAGGACGCGCTGAGGTCCCTGGACGCGCTGGGCACGCTGCTGCCGTGGTTCCACGAAGCGCCGCTGCTGCGGGGCGACGTCCTGCTCGCCCGCGCCGTGCGCCATGCCCTGGCGAGTGAGCGCGACGCGGCCCGGGACGACCTGGAGGCCGGACGCCGGGCCTACGAGGCGGCGGCGGAGATTGGCCGCAGCGTGTCCGCCGTGCACCGTGCGCGGGCGGAGCTGGAGCAGGAGGTCCTGCTGCTGGAGCTGTCCGGCAAGGGCGACGTGCTGCCCGCGTACACGCGAGGGATGGAGGCCGTGTCACGCGCGCGCACGGTGGCTCCCGATGAAGCGGATACGTGGGTGCTGGAGGCCCGGTTCCACCGGCGCCTCGCCCAGATGCGAGTGAGCAGCGGGGACGACGTGGAGCCGCTGCTCACGCGCACGCTCGACGCGGCGAAGGAGGCGCTGAGGCTCGAGCCTTCCAAGGTGGAGGCACGTCACGCGCTGGCCATGGGCTGGTGGCAGTGGGCCAGCTACCGGCAGGTCCGGAACGAGGATCCGCGCGAACAACTGCGCGCCGCCGTCGCCGCCTTCGAATCCATCCCGGCAACCGCGCGCGACTACGACTTCCACCTGGACCTGGGGCTCGTCTTCAAGGTGTGGGCGGACTCCGAGGACGGACGCGGCGGGGACTCACTGCCCTTCCGGCAGCAGGCCATCGCGTCCTACCGGCAGTCGTTGGCATTGGATGCGAAGCGGCCGGATGCGTGGATCAACCTGGGCACGGCGTACGTGAACCGCGCCAACCACCCGCGTGCGCCGTCGAAGGACGCGGACCTGGAGGAGGCGAGGATGGCGCTGGAGCGCGCGAGCACGCTCGACCCGGGCAATGTCGTCGCGTGGTTCTACCTGGCGGAGGTGCACCGTGCGCTCGCCCTGCGCCTGCGCGACCACGGCGGCGACGCGGGGCCGGGGCTCGCCCGCGCGCTGGAGGCCTACCGGCACGGCGTGACCATCAACCCGAAGCTGCCGCCGTTGCGGAACGGCGTGGGCACGGTGCTGCTCGACCAGGCCCGTGAGGCGTGGGACCGGGGAGACGCGCCGGAGCCCCTGCTGGACCAGGCGGAGCAGGCCTTCCTGGAGGCCATCGCCGTCGCGCCCAAGGTGGGCTTCGCGCACAACAACCTGGGAGAGGTGCGCATGTGGCGCGCGACCTGGCGGCTGCCGCGCGACCAGGACCCCAGCGCGAGCGCGAAGGAGGCCCAGGCCGAGCTCCAGCAAGCCACGGCGTTGCTGCCGGGACTCGCCGAGCCGTGGGCCAACCTGGGACAGGTGCATCACAGCGTCGCGGCCTACGCGCTGAAGCACGGGAAGGATCCACGCCCGGCGCTCGCCCAGGCCACGGAGGCGCTGGAGCACGCGCTGAAGCTCAACCCGTCACTCGCCCAGGCGTGGCGCTGGAGGGCCGAAGCCCGGGCGCTCCAGGCCCGCGACGAAGCCCGGCGGGGCCTGAAGCCAGAGGCGTCCTTCCAGGCCGCGGCGAGCGACTTCCAGAAGGCGCTGGAGCTGGAGCCCGAGAACCTGGACGCGCGCCTGGCCTACGGCGCCTTCCTGCGTGAGTGGGGCGCGACCGCTCTCGGCCCGGAAGCCCGCGCCCACCTCCAGCAGGGCCTGTCCCTCACCGAAGCCGTGCTCACCGCGCGCCCGAAGTGGAAGGACGCGAACGGGCTGCGCGAGGCCCTGCGGCGAGCCCTCGCGAAGCTGCCGCCGGACTGACCACAACTTCACGTCGGGTGAAGAGCCAAGAAGAACCCAACCCAGGCTCCAAGGCGCTCCGGGTCCACCGCGACGCCGCCAGCCTTCAGTGATGAGAAAGAGAGAGCCCACAGGGACTCCTCCGCGGGGCGAACCGGCCGAACTGGTCCGACAGTCGGACCAGTTTGGGAAGGACGCGGCCGGGGGGCTCCCGCTCCGGCCAAGCAGCGGAAACCTGTCCGACAGTCGGACAGGACTGCGCTCCGCCCTGAACACCGGAAGCCGTACCCGGTCAGTCACCTCCCGCACGACGGGGTAGCCTCGTACGCCCCGGACTCTTCCGGGCGGGAGCACTTCAATGAGCGCAGGCACGCCCCCTTTTGGCCCCCAGGTCTTCACCCCAGCGGACGCCGCTTACGAACAGCGCGTCCGCGACAGCTTCGCGCGCCAGCGTGTCATGAGCACCATCGGCGCGGCGCTGACCTCCGTGTCACCGGGCGAGGTCGTCATCGAGTTGCCGTTCCGGGAGGACCTCACGCAGCAGCACGGCTATCTACACGCGGCCATCGTCACGGCCATCGTCGACAGTGCCTGCGGCTACGCGGCGTTCTCGCTGATGCCCGTGGACGCCGCCGTGCTGACGGTGGAGTACAAGGTGAACTTCCTTGCGCCCGCCGCAGGCCGGAAGTTCATCGCCCAGGGCCGGGTGACGAAGCCCGGCCGGACGCTCACGGTCACCACGGGTGACGTGTTCGCGGAGACCGACGCGGGCCTCAAACCCATCGCGACCATGCTCGCGACGATGATGGCCGTGAGCCACCGGGAAACCTCGGGCTGAGCCGAGGCGCGACCTCAACCGCGACGCTCGCGGTTGCGTCGCTTTCATTCAAGGGGCGCCGAGGGCTGCCAGTGCTTCGGCCTCGACTCGCTTGATCCAGGATGCCTTGCAGTTGCCGTAGGCGTGGGAATCGTCGGGATGGAGGCGTTGGCATCGCGCCTTCTCATCGTTGTATTCGCGCGCGACGGTGGGATGCGTTCGAAGGTAGTCGCGAAAGGCGAGGTGCCGCGTGATCTCGGGCGACCCCTCGACGAAGCAGTGGAGTTGCACCACACGCTCGCGGGTCACGGGATCATGAAGGGTGCAGTAGCGCCGCCCGGGCAGGCCGAGCTCGCCCCACCACTCGTAGCCCATCGCCTCGAGCTCGCCCCGCCGTGCATCGAGCGCCTCCAGAGAAGCGACGACAGGGATGAGGTCGAGGATGGGCTTCGCGTGGATGCCTGGAACGGCCGTGGAGCCGATGTGGTGCACCTCGCGCACGTTGGCACCCAGCGCGCCTTTGAGTGCCTGACCGTGCGCGACGGCAGCGTCTGCCCAGCGCGGCTCGTGTGGGACGAGACAGACCTTGATGGGTGGAGGCATGGCGCCGAGCATCGTAGGGGACGCGGCTCGCGCCAGGCACTCCCCCTCGCGCTCACAGGTTCGAGCCAGCGTCCGCCGCGAAGTAGTGCGCGTCGTCCAGGTCCGCCAGGAGCCCGGGCCCTTCGGGACGCCAGCCGAGCAGCTCGCGCGTGCGGGCGCTCGACGCAGGGCCATCGAGCGCGAAGAACGTGCCCAGGATCCCCAGGAACGCACCCGCTTCCTCTGGCGCCTTCGAGACGACCGGCACTCCCAATCGGCGGCCGATGACGTTCGCGATCTCCCGGGTGGGCACGCCCTCGTCCGCGACGGCGTGGAGCCTTGAACCCGCGGGGGCCTTCTCCAGCGCGAGCCGGAAGAGCCGGGCCGCGTCCGACCGGTGCACGGCGGGCCAGCGGTTCGTCCCCTCTCCGACGTAGACGGCCATGCCATTCCGGCGCGCGGAAGCGATGAGGTACGGCACGAAGCCATGGTCCCCCTTGCCGTGGACCGACGGCGAGAGCCGCACGATGGACGAGCGCACGCCGCGCGCCGCGAGCGCGATCATCACCTCCTCCGACAGGCCGCGTCCCCGCGAGGCGGCCAGGTCGGTCTCCACGGAGGGCCGCCCCTGCGCGAGGCCAAATATCCCCGCGGCGATGACCAGGGGCCGCTGCGAGCCCTCGAGCTCCGCGCCCATGGCTTCAATCGCGCGCGTGTCGGCGCGCATGGAAGCTTCGTAGTTGGAGAAGTCGTGGATGAACGCCAGGTGGATGACCCCGTCCGCCTTCGCCGCGCCGGCGCGCAGGCTGTCCGGGTCCTCCAGCGAACCGCGATGCACCTGGGCCCCCGCCGCCTCCAGGGCCCGGGCTGAAGCCTCCGAGCGGGCAAGCCCCACCACCTGATGCCCCGCCCCCAGGAGTTCAGGGACGACGGCCGAGCCAATGAAGCCAGACGCACCGGTCACGAATACGCGCATGGAAAAGCCCCTTCATGTCAGTTGCTGACATCACTACTAACAAGTGATGTCAGTGACTGCAATCAGGTTATGCTTCCCGCCATGGGCCGCTGGGAACCCAACGCACGAGACCGGCTTGCACAGGCCGCGATGACCCTGTTCCAGGAGCACGGGTACGACCGGACGACGGTGCAGGACATCGCCGCGCGCGCGGGGCTCACGGAGCGGACGTTCTTCCGCTACTTCACCGACAAGAAGGAGGTCCTGTTCGGCGGCTCGGAGCTGATCCACGAGCGCATCGTCACCACCATCGCGGAGGCGCCCCCGGGGACCTCGCCGCTCGACGCGGTGGCCGCCGCGATGGAGGCCATGGCCCCCTTCTTCAAGGACCGCCGTGACCATTCCCGGGCGCGCCAGGCGCTGCTCGCCGCGCACGCCGAGCTTCGGGAGCGCGAGCTCATCAAGCTGGCCTCGATGGCCTCGGCCGCCGCGGAGACGCTGAGAAAGCGCGGCGTCACCGAGCCCACCGCGAGCCTGGCCGCCGAGGCGGGCATCGCGGTCTTCAAGGTCGCGTTCGAGCGCTGGCTCGAGGACCCGAAGGCGCAGGACTACTCCCGGCACCTCCAGCTCGGACTCGACGAGCTCCGAGCCCTCACGGCGAGCACCGGGACGGAGGCCCCGGCCGCGCCTCCCAAGCAGCCCGCGAAGCCGGTCAGGGCTCGCAAGCCCTGACGGGGCCTGGTTCAGTCCTCGCCGCGACCGGTGACCTCCAGCGTGCCGTTGATGGTCTCCTTGATGCCCTGCGGCGGCTTGGCGTCGGAGCAATCGCCCTTCGTCGGGCTGGACCACCACGGGCTCGACTTCGTCAGGTCCTTGCCGCGCACCCTCCACGAAGCGCTCCCGCATGCGGGGACCAGCAGCGGGTTGGGCGACTCTTTCTTCAGGAGCGCATCGTCCGACAGACCGACGCACCGGGCCTGATTCACCTGGGACACGAACGTCACCTTCTTACCGGCCGGCACCGTCACCAGGTCGCTGCTGAAGTGCACCTTGTCGTCCAGGAGGGTGATGTTCACCACCGTGCCGCCCTCGGTATCCGTGGGCGTGCTCGACGAGCAGGGCTGCACCGGGCCGGGGTCGCTCGACGCGGTTTCAGCGGGGGTGGCACGAGGGCCGCTGGCACAGGCCAGCAGCAGTCCGGTGAGGCACAGCGGGAAGATGACGCGGCTTCGCATGGGGAACCCTCCAAGGGGGATGAGCACTGACGGCGCAACGACTGAGCAGCAAGCGTGCCACGCGGCGCACCCGTCCGTTCACGTCCCCTTCGCCACCAACCCCAGCTCCTTCAGCCGCCGCCCCAGCGCGCGCTTCGACACCTCCAGCGTGCGCGCCATCGCGTCCAGGTCGCCGCCGCAGGCCTCGAAGCAGCGGGTGATTTCGTCCGCGCCCAGGTCTCCCGCCGTGCGCAGGTTCGGGCTCCGCTCGATGAGGTCGTAGACGGACGGGCGCGGGATGCCCAGCGCGTCCGCCGTGGCCTTCAGGTCCCACGCGCTCGCACGCAGCGCGGCCAGCAGCTCCGCCTCCGTCACCTGAGAGGGCTTGCGCCGGGGCACCGCCGCCTCGCGCGCATCCGGAGCACCCGGCCCTCGCGCCGGAGCCGTGGCGGAGCCCGCCGCTGTCGAGGCAGCACCCGTGCCCCATGCCGGCCCCATGGCGGAGCCCACCGCCGTCGCGGGAGCGCCCACGGGCAGCGCGGCGCCTGCTCCGGAAGCTCGCGCCGGGGCCGCCACCTCCGACACGCCCAGCAGCTCATCCAGCTGCGAGTCCGCCTGGAGCCGCGCCTGTCCCCGGCTTCCAATCACGAGCTGCCGCGTGAGGTTGCGAAGCTGCCGGATGTTGCCCGGCCACGCCGCGCGCACCAGCCTCGACGCCAGCGGCGCGGGCAGCCATGGCTCCGCGTGCGGATCCTCCGAGTCCAGCCGCGCCGCCTCCCCCAGCGCCGCCAGCTCCTCGCGCGCGAAGTGGAAGAACAGCCGGCCCACGTCCTCGCGCCGCTCGCGCAGCGCGGGCACGCGCAGGTCATAGCCCGCCAGCCGGTGCAGCAGCGGCGCCTTGAAGCGCCCGTCGCGGATCTGCTCCTCCAGGTGCGCGTCCGTCGCGGCGATGAGCCGCACGTCCACCGTCACCGGGTGGCTCGCGCCCACGGGGTACAGCTCCCCGGTCTCCAGCACGCGCAGGAGCATCACCTGCACCTCGGGGGGCGCCTCGCCCACCTCGTCCAGGAACAGCGTGCCCCCGTGCGCGGCGCGGAAGAAGCCCTCGCGGTCCCGCGTCGCCCCCGAGTACGCGCCCTTCTGCGAGCCGAACAACTCCGCCGCCGCCAGCTCCTTGGGGATGGCGCCCAGGTTGACGCTCACGAAGCGCCCCGCCTTGCGCGGTCCCAGCCGGTGGATGGCCTGCGCCACCAGCTCCTTGCCCGTGCCCGTCTCGCCGCGGATGAGCACCGACACGTCCAGGTCCGCCACCCGCTCGATGTGCTTGCGCAGCCGCCGCAGGCCCGCGCTCTCCCCCACCATGCCCAGCGTGTCCGCCGCGCCCTCGCCGTCCAGCTCCACCGGGTGCAGCAGCAGCACCACGCGGCCGGACAGCTCCAGCGCCACGCCGTCCCGCCACTCCGACGGCCCGAAGTCCCGCGTGCCCTGGACCAGCACGCCCGCCGCGACCACGTGCGTGCCGTCCTCCGGCACCGTCAGCCTCACGCCGCCGTCCGGCAGGGCGGAGAGCTCCAGCGGCTTGCGGCTCACGAACGGATCCGCCAGCGGCAGCCCCAGCGAGCTGCCCGGCGGAGCGAAGTCCGGGGCGTTGCGCGACAGGGCCACCGGACGCCCCGCCACCAGCGCGTCCAGCAGCCTCCGGTCCCCCACGCGCCGGGGCACCGGATGGGACACCACCGTCAGCGCGGGCACCACGCGGGGAGCCCCCCGGGAGGCTCCGCGCTCCTGCATCGCGGCCGTGGAGATGTCGGCGAGAGGGTCGTGCGGCATGGCCCACGACCCTACCGCACCCGCTTCCCGGCCTCAGCGGCGCGCCGACTTCGGCGCCAGGCTCACCGTCACGGTGTAGTAGCCCGTGCCCTGGTCGAACGACACCGCGGAGGAGATGTCGTAGTTGGTGCTCTTCGCGATGACGCCCGGGCCGGAGTCGTGCGACCAGCGGCTGTCCCACCACAGCACGAACTGGTCCGACGGGCTGGCGCCGCACGAGTACGTCACGGCACCCTCGTCTCCCATCAGCCCCCAGTTGGGCTCCGCGTTGAACAGGTTCTGCGTGCCCGACTGCGTCGTCACGTTGGGAGGCGTCGCCGGGTTGATGTAGCCGTGGTCGATGGTGGGGGTGCCGACGGGCAGCCAGTTGGCACCGCTGGTGTTGTTGGCGATGAACTTCACGGGATTGACGCCCATGGTCTTGCTCCTGAGGGGGTTGAGGTGATGCCTCCCCCTAGAGCAACCGCGATGCCACGCCCCCTTCCCTCGGAAGGCCCCTGCGCCACCCCCCTTTCGACGCGTCGAAATCCGTCGACCGACCCGTCGGCCCCCTTGCCGCACTGCGTTTTCGAACAATCCGCGACAAGTTCTTGAAGTCTGGGAACCTACCGGGTTGAGACAGCCCCGCTCACACGGGTAGCCTGGGAAGGCATGCCGAGTCTCGAACGCCTCGTGTTTCAGCAGAGCTTCGAAGGGCTGATTCGCGCCCTGGGTGACCACCTGGACGATTCCTGCGCGCGGCAGCTGCGCGAGGTCGGCATCGATCCACGGGGAAAGCTGTCGGTGGCCTATCCCCTGGACGTGTGGGTGGAGTCGCTGAAGCTGGCGGCGTCCGTGCTCGCGCCCGCGGCCACGCTGGATGACGGCGCGGAGGTGGTGGGCCGGCGCTTCCTGGAGGGCTACGGGGCCACGCTCATTGGCAGCGCGCTCCTGGCGGGCGTGCGGCTGTTGGGCCCGCACCGGATGCTGGAGCGGATGACGCGCAACCTGCGCACGGGCACCAACTACCTGGAGGCGCGGCTGGAGCAGACGGGCCCCACGCGCTACGTGCTCACCTGCCGCCCGGTGGTGGTGGCGGGCTTCTACCGGGGCTTGTTCGCCGCCGGCCTGGAGATGAGCGGCGCGCATGGCGCCTCCGTGGTGCTGATGCGCAGCGCGGGCGACGCGGCCGTGTACGACCTGTCCTGGCTGCCGGAGAAGGGCGCCAGCAAGCCGCCCGACGTGAAGGCGCCGCCAGCCCGGAGCCCCGAGCCGAGGAGCTGAGCGGGCCCTATATTCGGCCCATGCTCCGTCTGACGAAAACCGCCGTGGTGGTGCTCGCGCTGGCCCTCTCTTCCGGGGCGCTGGCCGCGGGCGGCAGTCCGCAGCTCCAGACCTACTTCCAGGGCTCGGTGGACAGCCCCGCCTACCAGCAGCAGGCCTTCCAGCGCGTCGCGAAGGCCTGGAAGCAGCCGGGCCCCAAGGGCACGCCGGCCCTGGGCAAGAAGACCATCGTGCAGGCCGTGCTCGACAAGGACGGCAAGCTGGTCTCCACCGCCATCCTCACGGAGTCCGGCGCCAAGGCATGGGATGCCGCCGCGCTGGCCGCGGTGAAGAAGGCGGCGCCCTTCCCGCCCCTGCCCAAGAGCACCACGGCCGCCACGGTGGAGGCGCACTTCCACTTCGCGTGGGTCAACTCACCTTGATGACAATCTTCCCGAAGTGCGCGCCCTGCTTCATGTGCTCGAAGGCGGCGCGCGCTTCCCCGAAGGGGAACACGCGGTCCACCACGGGGTGGATGTCATTGAGCGCGAACGCGCGGGTGAGGGCCTCGAAGGACTGACGGTGTCCCACGAACACGCCCTGCACGCGCAGGTTCTGCATCAGGATGGGGACGAGTGACACGGAGCCCGCCCCGCCGGACAGCACGCCGATGACGGACACGGTGCCGCCCACGCGCACCGCCTTGAGTGACTTCTCGAAGGTGCCCGCGCCGCCCACCTCCACCACGTGGTCCACGCCCACGCCTCCGGTGAGCGTGCGCGCCGCCTTCTCCCAGTCCGGCGTGGTGACGTAGTTGATGCCCTCCTGCGCGCCCAGCTTCAGGGCCCGCTCCAGCTTGTCGTCGCGGCTGGACGTGACGATGACGTGCGCGCCAAACAGCCGGGCAATCTGCAGCGCGAAGATGGACACGCCGCCCGTGCCCTGGACCAGCACGGTGTCGCCGGCCTTGAGCCCGCCCTGCGTGACGAGCGCGCTCCACGCCGTCACCGCCGCGCACGGCAGCGTGGCGGCCTCCTCGTCGGACAGGTACGCGGGCGTGGGCACCACGCCGTCCTCGTGCAGCAGCACCGTGTCCGCGAGCGCGCCGTCCAGCGGTCCGCCCAGCGTGGTGGCTGTGATGGCCTTCGTGGGCTCACCGGCCTGCCACCCTTGAGCGAACAGCGTCATCACCCGGTCACCGGCCTTCACGCGGGTGACGCCCGGCCCCACCGCGTCCACCACGCCCGCGCCGTCCGAGTTGGGCACCAGCGGCAGCTTCTGGCGAGGGTTGTAGCGCCCCTCCACCATCATCAGGTCCCGCGAGTTGAGGCTCGTGGCCTTCACGCGCACGCGCACCTGGAAGGGTCCAGGCGTGGGGTCCGGCCGCTCCGCGCGCACCAGGTTGTCCAGACCAAAGGCACCGCGAATCTCGTAGACGTTCATGGCCCACGACCTTAGAGGCAGGACTCCACACCGAACAGGGCCCCGCCATGTCACTGCTCCAGAAGTTGATGGAACACCCCTCGCTCCATGACCCCTGCGGGACGGCCGCGAAGCGGGCCCACCTCAAGGCCAGCCTTCCGC comes from Corallococcus macrosporus and encodes:
- a CDS encoding SDR family oxidoreductase yields the protein MRVFVTGASGFIGSAVVPELLGAGHQVVGLARSEASARALEAAGAQVHRGSLEDPDSLRAGAAKADGVIHLAFIHDFSNYEASMRADTRAIEAMGAELEGSQRPLVIAAGIFGLAQGRPSVETDLAASRGRGLSEEVMIALAARGVRSSIVRLSPSVHGKGDHGFVPYLIASARRNGMAVYVGEGTNRWPAVHRSDAARLFRLALEKAPAGSRLHAVADEGVPTREIANVIGRRLGVPVVSKAPEEAGAFLGILGTFFALDGPASSARTRELLGWRPEGPGLLADLDDAHYFAADAGSNL
- a CDS encoding DUF2378 family protein, which translates into the protein MPSLERLVFQQSFEGLIRALGDHLDDSCARQLREVGIDPRGKLSVAYPLDVWVESLKLAASVLAPAATLDDGAEVVGRRFLEGYGATLIGSALLAGVRLLGPHRMLERMTRNLRTGTNYLEARLEQTGPTRYVLTCRPVVVAGFYRGLFAAGLEMSGAHGASVVLMRSAGDAAVYDLSWLPEKGASKPPDVKAPPARSPEPRS
- a CDS encoding TetR family transcriptional regulator → MGRWEPNARDRLAQAAMTLFQEHGYDRTTVQDIAARAGLTERTFFRYFTDKKEVLFGGSELIHERIVTTIAEAPPGTSPLDAVAAAMEAMAPFFKDRRDHSRARQALLAAHAELRERELIKLASMASAAAETLRKRGVTEPTASLAAEAGIAVFKVAFERWLEDPKAQDYSRHLQLGLDELRALTASTGTEAPAAPPKQPAKPVRARKP
- a CDS encoding TonB family protein produces the protein MLRLTKTAVVVLALALSSGALAAGGSPQLQTYFQGSVDSPAYQQQAFQRVAKAWKQPGPKGTPALGKKTIVQAVLDKDGKLVSTAILTESGAKAWDAAALAAVKKAAPFPPLPKSTTAATVEAHFHFAWVNSP
- a CDS encoding protein kinase domain-containing protein — encoded protein: MLEANEAELRMAVAEGLLPREDLEAVREEAARRGVSPLQLLVEQGRISADSLVSLRRSMETAAETPPPHKGTGDDTLPPGAVPAAVTDGPAFPVPNWTLYRPIRFLGQGGMGRVFLARDLRLHRDVALKFVRDEDPELSRRFISEARAQARVDHERVCRVYEVGEVQGRAYIAMQYIPGAPLHTLAGTLSVEQKALVLRDATLGVHAAHLAGLVHRDLKPSNILVERGEDGALRPYVMDFGLARDWTSDDAATATGTVLGTPQYMAPEQARGEVSRLDRRADVYSLGATLYHLLTGQPPVTGANGLEVLGRIATQEPRRPRELDAEIPADLEAIVLKCLEKERSRRYGSARALADDLTRFLEGDRVLARTGPAYRVRKWVGRHRVAVVIAGITGLAVAGTVSQAVVARREVSQREALTRRFTEGVERIEAQARYSGQAPLHDTRPDREAMRARMRDIEAAMRDAGPVAEGPGHYALGRGFLALGDEEAARTHLEAAWAKGFREPRVAYALALVLGRRYQRERLEADRNPDAASRETKRREAQTHSRDPALAFLEQGRGAEVPAPEYAEALRAFHQERFEDALRSLDALGTLLPWFHEAPLLRGDVLLARAVRHALASERDAARDDLEAGRRAYEAAAEIGRSVSAVHRARAELEQEVLLLELSGKGDVLPAYTRGMEAVSRARTVAPDEADTWVLEARFHRRLAQMRVSSGDDVEPLLTRTLDAAKEALRLEPSKVEARHALAMGWWQWASYRQVRNEDPREQLRAAVAAFESIPATARDYDFHLDLGLVFKVWADSEDGRGGDSLPFRQQAIASYRQSLALDAKRPDAWINLGTAYVNRANHPRAPSKDADLEEARMALERASTLDPGNVVAWFYLAEVHRALALRLRDHGGDAGPGLARALEAYRHGVTINPKLPPLRNGVGTVLLDQAREAWDRGDAPEPLLDQAEQAFLEAIAVAPKVGFAHNNLGEVRMWRATWRLPRDQDPSASAKEAQAELQQATALLPGLAEPWANLGQVHHSVAAYALKHGKDPRPALAQATEALEHALKLNPSLAQAWRWRAEARALQARDEARRGLKPEASFQAAASDFQKALELEPENLDARLAYGAFLREWGATALGPEARAHLQQGLSLTEAVLTARPKWKDANGLREALRRALAKLPPD
- a CDS encoding GrpB family protein encodes the protein MPPPIKVCLVPHEPRWADAAVAHGQALKGALGANVREVHHIGSTAVPGIHAKPILDLIPVVASLEALDARRGELEAMGYEWWGELGLPGRRYCTLHDPVTRERVVQLHCFVEGSPEITRHLAFRDYLRTHPTVAREYNDEKARCQRLHPDDSHAYGNCKASWIKRVEAEALAALGAP
- a CDS encoding PaaI family thioesterase translates to MSAGTPPFGPQVFTPADAAYEQRVRDSFARQRVMSTIGAALTSVSPGEVVIELPFREDLTQQHGYLHAAIVTAIVDSACGYAAFSLMPVDAAVLTVEYKVNFLAPAAGRKFIAQGRVTKPGRTLTVTTGDVFAETDAGLKPIATMLATMMAVSHRETSG
- a CDS encoding sigma 54-interacting transcriptional regulator, producing the protein MPHDPLADISTAAMQERGASRGAPRVVPALTVVSHPVPRRVGDRRLLDALVAGRPVALSRNAPDFAPPGSSLGLPLADPFVSRKPLELSALPDGGVRLTVPEDGTHVVAAGVLVQGTRDFGPSEWRDGVALELSGRVVLLLHPVELDGEGAADTLGMVGESAGLRRLRKHIERVADLDVSVLIRGETGTGKELVAQAIHRLGPRKAGRFVSVNLGAIPKELAAAELFGSQKGAYSGATRDREGFFRAAHGGTLFLDEVGEAPPEVQVMLLRVLETGELYPVGASHPVTVDVRLIAATDAHLEEQIRDGRFKAPLLHRLAGYDLRVPALRERREDVGRLFFHFAREELAALGEAARLDSEDPHAEPWLPAPLASRLVRAAWPGNIRQLRNLTRQLVIGSRGQARLQADSQLDELLGVSEVAAPARASGAGAALPVGAPATAVGSAMGPAWGTGAASTAAGSATAPARGPGAPDAREAAVPRRKPSQVTEAELLAALRASAWDLKATADALGIPRPSVYDLIERSPNLRTAGDLGADEITRCFEACGGDLDAMARTLEVSKRALGRRLKELGLVAKGT
- a CDS encoding zinc-dependent alcohol dehydrogenase family protein, whose product is MNVYEIRGAFGLDNLVRAERPDPTPGPFQVRVRVKATSLNSRDLMMVEGRYNPRQKLPLVPNSDGAGVVDAVGPGVTRVKAGDRVMTLFAQGWQAGEPTKAITATTLGGPLDGALADTVLLHEDGVVPTPAYLSDEEAATLPCAAVTAWSALVTQGGLKAGDTVLVQGTGGVSIFALQIARLFGAHVIVTSSRDDKLERALKLGAQEGINYVTTPDWEKAARTLTGGVGVDHVVEVGGAGTFEKSLKAVRVGGTVSVIGVLSGGAGSVSLVPILMQNLRVQGVFVGHRQSFEALTRAFALNDIHPVVDRVFPFGEARAAFEHMKQGAHFGKIVIKVS